The Aptenodytes patagonicus chromosome 19, bAptPat1.pri.cur, whole genome shotgun sequence genome contains the following window.
CATCCGAacgagactttttttttttcccccgaaagTCGTTAGCCGCTCGCGTTCCTGCAGGCGGCCGAGCTCTGCCGAGGGCTCGGCCAGCGCCTCGTCTTCCGCCCGCCCGCGGCCGTGCCCGCCGCCCGGGCTCCGCCTTTGTGGCGCGGaggggccgccgcggcggggcggggggacccggccgccccccgcccagGCCGGGCGCGGAGGCGCGGCAGCCCACGCGCGGCGGGGGCGTGGGGGTGGGAAacgcgccctcccgccgccggggcgggggcggctccgCTCCGGggcgcgccgcccccgccccacGTGGCCCCGGGCGGCCGGCCGGCCTACCCTGCTGGCGCCGGCGTCACCGCCGCCCTGGGCCAATGGAGGCGCGGCGGCGCGCGGCCCGCCAATGGGGGCGCGGCGGCGCGCGCGctggcggccgggggcggggcggcgcgcgggCCCCTCTGCTCGGCTCCCGCGCCGGCGGGgtcaggcggcggcggcggcggcgcgcaggtgcccggcggcggcgcgaggcggccgggccggggccggggccggggccgggatggagcgcggcgcggcggcgctgATCCGCGAGGGCTGGTTCCGCGAGACGTGCCGGCTGTGGCCGGGGCAGGCCATGTCGCtgcaggtggaggagctgctgcacCACCAGCGCTCCCGCTACCAGGAGATACTCGTCTTCCGCAGGtgcggcgcggccgggcgggcgccccggggcggcggcggcggcggcgggaggggggcgcGCGGCTCCCAGCGCCACGCGGTGTGGGGCCTGGCGGCgctgggagggggcgggggagcgcggccccgggcccggggCGCGGGCCGGCTCCAACCCCGCTTCCCCGCTCTGCCCAGCACCACCTACGGCAACGTCCTGGTCCTGGACGGGGTGATCCAGTGCACGGAGCGGGACGAGTTCTCCTACCAGGAAATGATCGCCAAcctgcccctctgcagccacCCCGACCCCCGCAAGGTGAGTCGTCCCCGGCCCCTTCCGCGGGGTCTCCCCAGCCGGGACCCGCGAGCCGGCCCCGGGGCCCGCAGACCGTCCCCCATCATCCCAGCCGGCCCCTTCAGGGCTGCCGCGGCGAGAGGCTGGCGTGGGCCGTTGCTTCTGGCACACCTACGCTCGGCACTTGACAGAGCATCGCAGGCAGCCCTCGTGGGCCCCCGCAGCACATCTCCGACCACCGGGGCAGGACGAGCGCAGAGGGCTGCTGGGTTTCAAGCCGTCCTCTTTAGGCCGTGCTGTGAAAGCTTCCCCGTGAGCCTACCCCACTGATGGCCGGTTTTCTGCCCTCTCCTTTCCCAGGTGCTGATCATCGGTGGCGGCGATGGGGGAGTGCTGCGAGAGGTGGTGAAACACCCGACCGTGGAGTCTGTGGTGCAGTGCGAAATCGATGAGGTGCGTTGGGCTCCCAGCTGCGCGGAGGTGCCCTGGGCCTTCGGTCAGACGGGCAGGCTGCCCAACAAAAAGCAGCCCTACTTCACAGCATCcatgggagctgctgcttcaccTGCTGTCCCTTGTCAGCAGCGAGTGCATTTGCTGCCGGTTCTGCTGGCGTGACACTGACAGCGCCACCTCTTTGCCTTACAAGTCATCTACGTGGCAGCTGGCAGCCTCTTTCATGTGATTTCTTTCACACACGTACGGTAGAGGCCCTTCCAGGCCAGCGTGGGCCAAGCGTGGGATCTGGAGAAGGAGAGCTCTGGCTTTGTGAAGgtgctgcttttccctctccccaaacGCAGAACAGAGTGCTGCTCCTGCCAGAGGAGGATGGTCGCTTTATTAAGCAGTCTCCTGTGACTGAAAGCAGGAAATAAGCGGGGGGTATTTGTTTCCGTGACAGATGGGCTGGTCCTCCTCCTCTCGGTCAGTTTGTTCTGATATTTTACTTTCTAAGAAAGTTTTGCTGTCTCCTCAAAGCGAGGCTGTATTAGGAATGGGAAACACTGCTATATGAGACTGCGTACCTTGTCTGCCAAGCTAAGTAGACATATGTGCCTGGTTTTGCACAAGCACTGCCTGACAACAgcgtatttttttgtttctgccaGCTGTGAGAAGCTGGTCGTGTTCAGTACAATTGCTGGGCCTAGGGCAGTGTAACCATTGTAGCCGTTTTAGAGAGAAAACTGTATCTTATGAGGGGATTGACAGAATGACTACAGAGCAGAGGTGGGAATATTTCTCATCTTGCATCCAGAAACCTGCTGGCAtggttttatttggggggggggggggaagtctttaGTTGAGATCACCTCTGCAAGCGATgtccacagggaaaaggagcacAGAGCAGTCAGATCTATAATCATATTCTCTTAGTTCCTCAGGGAGCTTTTGAGGCTGCAAGTTCTTGTTGAGTTTGGCAAGGACAGATCAACAGTGTCACTGAACCCTGAGGCCATAGGAAAGGGCCGAGTGTAGCTTGTTGGCTGAAGATGCCGACAGCTCTTGAGGATCTAGCTAGCAAGTCGGATTTGTGCTGAAGGCATGGAAGGAAATGACTCATTGTGCTGTTCTTTCAGCTGCAGCTGTCCAGTAGCCTGAGAAGCAGCTCCTTGTAGTGCCCTCTGATCAGCTTGTGCTCTCTGTGTTGCAGGATGTGATCCAGGTATCCAAGAAATACCTCCCAGGGATGGCAGTGGGGTATTCCAGCGCTAAGCTGACCTTGCATGTGGGAGATGGTTTTGAGTTCATGAAACAAAATCAAGAAGCCTTTGATGTGATTATCACGGACTCGTCTGACCCCATGGGTAAGAATTCTGGCCATAAAAGGGTACTGCTTTCCacactcctcctccttttctcttcgGCCTATGTCCTGGAAGTAATGCCAGCCTGCCCAGGCTCCTTTCAAGTGAAAAGACTGTCGCTGACTTGGCTCTTTTGGTAGAGAAAGGGAAGGATGAAGACCAGAAAATTGTATTAGCAAGGCTTCAAGCCAGCTGTCACGTTTCTGTCCTCAAAATTCAACTCCAGCAGCTATTGCTTCTGGCAGAGGGTTGATCCTTGAGTCCAGTAATCCCACAGGGGATACAGCACCATGCTGGTAAAGACAGCTTTGCACGTGTGCCTGCTAATGAAGTAGTGACTCATGTGCTGTTGGTGTAGCTACCTAGCCTAAAGATGGCTGTAGTGAGGTTGCTGtatttctgaaagggaaaactGAGGTAAAGAGGGAATGTAGTTACGGCGCCTCATTTTAGGGACCTAACGACGAGTGCCTGAGTCACCTTCACTCTCGCTATAGTCAGCAGAGAGAGGCATGTCTAAAAGGCAGTTTGCAGCAGGAGTTGAGTTTAAAAAATGCTCAGTGAAGCAAGAGGCAGCTGCTAGGACTTTTTTTGATAAAGGTCCTGGGCTTGCTGTTGAGCAGAGCTAAAATCCTGATGGTTCTGCTGTGCTAGGTGCAGGCTGGGGTTCACCCAGGGTCAAAAATTTTGCTTCCAGATTATAGCCAACACTTGTGATCACCGAAAAGCcatttgaaatgtctcttttCCAGTGCAGTCCCTGTGCAGCCTGGGCATTCAGAAAACTCTCAGAAGCCTACCATCTTAGTCTTGCTCTAGACATAACCTCTTTACTCACTTTTCTCCCAGGTCCTGCAGAAAGCTTATTCAAAGAATCCTACTACCAGCTGATGAAGACAGCCCTGCGAGAAGATGGGATTCTTTGCTGCCAAGGTGAGGATGCTGTCTctgggcagaggctgctgccagACCATTGCATGAAAAGTGTGAGGCACAAAGGGGACTCTTCTTGGGGAGACACAACGCAGGGAGTGAAATCCATTTCAGCTCCCAGGTACAGGAGCATTTTTGATCTGTATACGTCAACTCGTTAACTGCTGGACTGCGCTTAGTAAAACTGGCGTAAGGGTCTTAATCGCCTTTGAAACCACGTAAGCTGTGCGCAGTAGAGCAGGTTTGGACTTGGAACCACTGTTAACCTGGCACAGGCCTGTGCGGAGAAGAAGGGCAGCTCTCACCTTGCATCCTGTCTTCCATTCTCCCTGTAGGTGAGTGCCAGTGGCTGCACCTGGATCTCATTAAGGAGATGCGTCAGTTCTGCAAGTCTCTGTTCCCTGTTGTGGAATACGCCTATTGCACCATCCCCACGTATCCCAGCGGGCAGATTGGCTTCATGCTCTGCAGCAAGAACCCGGTGAGTTTCAGGCACCTGATGTGCccttttcccctctgtaaaaGCACCTGCAGAGCCTGCCGCAGGCTGTCCCTTACAGAGCTTGAGCTGTGGCACTGAGCTCTCCCATCTGTGCGGCCTCTAGACTCAGGCTGGGCCCCGGCTCCACCAGCCCAGGGCCCCAGAGCTGCAATGCAGCTTGCTCAGTGCTGAATGAAGTGCAGAACTGACCAGTAATGTAACCAGCTGCGTTAGAAAAGGACCTGGTTTTCTCTCTAGTACAACAAACTTGGAAGGGAGGATGTCGCTACCAATTTCCAGAGCCTGTTAAGGCTTCGGCTTTTTGATGCTGGCTGTTACAAAGTGGGCACCTGCTTGATAAGAATCAGCTTGCGACTAGTAATCTGCTCATACAGAGGCCTCCAAGTGAGAGTCAGTGTTAGGATGTGGGCTGGTAACTGTGTCAGACCACTGAGGTCTGCTCTCTTCCCAATCTGCTGCATTACAGCAAGCCTGTAATGCAACTGTCACGTTGGTTTAGGGAGCCAGTGACActtctgctgctgtattttatttatctgGGGCACTGGCAGCATGCACTGTGCCTGACTTAACGCAGATGTGGCTTCTGCTCTGAAGAGCAAAAGCCTTGCTTCTTAGATGCTCAGGCGCAATCTGACAGCTTCATCTGGCACGTGGCTCACATGCAGTCTGACCTCATACGCTGACATCTGTGAACAAGGGCTAGTCACACGAGGTACGGAGTGTAAACTCCAGCCCTTGGGGCTGGAGCTGTGCAGAACCTTTGACCTCATACTAGAACAGAAAGTCATCTGTTTTCCTGCAAGTCCTCTTGGTTCTCTGCTATGAATCAGGATGCCTGTCACACAGCCTTTTGCTCGTTACCCAAACACTACAGAGCTACCTGGCTTCTTTATTGCAGAACACAAATTTCCGGgagcctgtgcagcagctctcacAGCAACAAGTAGAGGAGAGGAGTCTGAAATACTACAACTCTGACATTCATCGGGCAGCTTTCGTTCTGCCAGAGTTTGCACGGAAGGTAAGAAAGGCTGTGCTGCTGTTCCTCCGTCAAGGATGAGGTATGACTTTTCGTCGGCAGGAGTGGGAGTATACAGGACTGAGGATTTCCTGCAGCCCTAAAGGCTTCTGTGAGCAAGTCGGGGCAGGACAGCATTTTGTATGACATAGCAGAGTATGAGTCAGTCTGGGAAGACTGGAGTTCAGTTTGGAACTGTTCTTTGGATTGATGTCCCATGCCTTCATGGCAGATCACTCCTACTTCACGTACCAAAACTGAGTCCAAGAGCCTGCAGAACTGGTGTTTCCCTTTGGAAAGCTCCAAAAGTCTTAGATAAAATGTGGTTGTAGTTTCTAGTGCAAACCCAGAGGGTAAAGAAAGGATGCTCTAGCATAGTCTGCCTTCTTGAAGGATAGTCTGTATTTCTGCATCATTCCGTCATCTCCCAACTGGGTTGCAATTGCAGGTTCCAGAAGAAACCTCCTCAGAGTGCCCTAGGGATGAAGGCAAATGCCATGGTTGTGTTTCAGAGCCATATTCCTGCTGAGGACTGGTAGAGCTGCAGCAGGTCCACGCTGACACTTCTTTGTCTTTGGCTGTCTCCAGGCCCTGAGTGATGTGTGAGCCTGAGAAGCTGCTTCCTTCCTTCAAGTTGGACCCTGAGATCGTCAGTGATGTGGTGGGGACCTTCCCAGCAGACTGCAGATTTGCTCTCCACTGTGTGGGATTGTTTAACCCTTTGCCAGCCAACATTCCTTTTGATGATGTGTTAAAGATGATGGGGCATAAGCCAGATAAGACTATTGAAAAGGCCCAGTGACTTATTGTGTGAGGTCAAAACTGTTCTTTCCAGTGCTGGAAACGTAAGgtgtctttttcctttctctcctccctgcaccCATTCTAAATTCTCCCCTCCCTGCGCCCCcctcccacctccaccccctgcaACTGACATGATATATTTATAACTGACATGTATTTCTGTCTGGTGATCTTCTGAAACCTGGGAAGAGTCCAGAAGGGTCACTGACTCAGCCTTAAGCACAGAGAGCGAGAGCTTTGTGCACAAAGTTAGCTTGCTCTCTCCTAATAGGAGCTCCCTGCTGCTGAGACATTTTGACTGGTAACGGGTCTGAGCCTTCATGTCCCACTGCCCTTCTGCAACACCTGCACTGTTCTGCAGCACAGTTGGAGAAGTCACAGTGCAAACTGTTGCCGTTCACAACAGGTCTCCCTCCAACCCCGATGGAGTAGCAGTATTAAACACcagccaggcaggctggcagcaaagtcttgtggctttttttttttttttttccaaactggttGGAAACAGAAGTGCTGAGGTACTAACAGGCTGACTCCTGTTCTTACCTCTGCCGTCAGAGTGGTTCCAAAGAATGTTTATCAATATGGTGATAGGcgctttatatatataaatataaatatatatatatattaaaaaaaaacaaaaaaaccttagaTCCATTGCCTGCTGTTCAGTACTGATGTTGGGGAGTCAGTTGTGCTGACAAATCTCTCATCTCAGTCATGCTGAGATGCCTCAGGCCTGGGTATTTGCTAGTCCTTAGGAGGCATCATTATTTCTAATGCTGCCCCCAGAATCCCCAGATGCGTAAGTTGTTTTTTGTTGTACTCTGTTGTGAGACGGATCTGCCTTCACgtctttacttttgttttaaagactcCGTACCACCACTGTGCAGTGGGTATCTTCCCAGCACAACCACTGTGCGGTTGTCACTCCCTTGCAATCAATTAAACACTCGGCTCTGGTTAAGGTGACATCAGTGTGGGTCGGCGTGCTTCTTTGGGGAGAGTGTGGGGGTGGAAACAGAGATCCTAAAAGTTTGCTGTGCATGTCAAGACATCCTGCAGCGCTCTGTAGTTGGTCTGACTTCCTCTCTCCCTTGTCTCTAGGGATGATAAGTTACCACCAAAAATAAGCTCTGAAGAGTGATCCCATTGCATGTTTTGTATTGTAACCTCACTGCAATAGCTCCAGCTTCCATCATCCTCTATGCTGCAGAATTCAGTACTTTATATCCAAGCTAGGCTCTAGCCCAAATGCTGCCTCTGGTACAGCTTTCCAAGCTGTTTTGTAGCTGCCCATCTCCCTGCTAGCATCACATAATTCCTGTCAATCACTGGCCCCACTCAGTTGCACCATCCTTTCCTCTGCAAAAATTGTGGTGGCTTAGTGGCTCCGTGGGCCTGAACCAAGTACTGAACTCAAGCTGAACAGGCTGGGAACAGTCGCTAGGTGGCATCAGGAGAAGACAAAAAAGCTCCTTCTGAGGGAGGCTTTTTGGCTTGATAAGAGAAAACTAGAAGGAGCAGACTTTGGCAAAGGTTGAGGTTGGGCTTTACCATAATTGTGACCCTACAAACAGCATAGATGGTGCAGTCACTGTGTGCCTACAGCAAGGGACTTCTGTGGTGTCGGTACCaaccctcttcctttctcccctttctgaTGAGACTTGCCACTTCTTCCCCAATGCCCCCTTCTACTACCAGTATCAGTACAGCTTCTTTGTTGTCGTAAGGGTTTGCAAAGCATTGCTAAGCTGCAGAGCTGAGTCTGGATCTCCTTTGTATTCTTGTGTTGAGAAGATCACACCCATTTTGTCTCTTAATTGTCTGAGTGGCTGTCTCCTTTTTCCCCACAGCTACTGATTAGTTAGGGCTATTCAGGCATTTTCATTGCTCAACTCTTGCATTTTTACTATAAAGAGCAGACCAGTAATGGAGGCTGGCTCTAGCTGCTCCTGTTTAAATTGCTGTGGGACCTGAACCCTGTTCAGCCCTTCATCCTTGACAGAAAACTACCTCTGGCACTTTCTCTCCCCTGGAATGGGAATCAAGACCAGGACTGTAGTTCAGGAAGGCCTTAGAGCAGCTGCCAACTAGTAACAAGTTCAAGCCTTCCACCGACCCTTGGTGAGTACAACAATGCCCAGGAGGGAAAGAGCTTCCTCAAACCTGTTGCTAGCCTCCACGCAGCTAAttattccttctgtttctctgagCTCTCTCCAAATTTGTAAGTTCAGTGAGTGGCCAGTGATGAGAGCAGGAAGACAAGGCCATTTGCCATCTAAGTCACACATACTCTGTCCATAGGGTCCTACATACAGTTTCCAAGTCACTCCAAATCACTGTTCTTTACAGGcagtttcaaatacttcagtgCCTTGCAATAGGTGAAGACGAGATCAGTGCCTGAATCAAGCACTCATTAACAATGCAGCaaaagagggagcaagagttTGTGCATCTATAGCTAGTTCCATCTGAGCAGCTCTGAGTGTTTTATGACTGTTAGTCACTCCTGTGCTGAGAGCTGCCACAAGGTCTACATGCCATTTAAGCTGCTAGAATGGTATTTGGCATGGCAGTCATCTCTCAGGCAATTGTGTCTACAGATTGATTATCCCTCCCACAAACATATGAGGTCTGAGCTGTTAGGCTGCAGGCTGCTGTGGTCAAGGATGCTGGTGATTGAAAAGCGATTGACTATTTGGGTAATGCCCAACAGGAGAAAACTAATGGGGCCTCGTATAGAATTGAGCACTGAACATTTGAAAGCAATCTTTGCAGTATCTCCAGGTGGGCAACTAAAATACTTGAGTAACTTTTTTGGAGATTTAGCTGGCTTTTGCCCAAGGCTAGTCAAGCAAGGCTGTTCATAAGCAAAGATCCACAAAGATGTTTGTCTAGACATGCTGCAGTCATGTTCCAGCATCTTATTAAGCTAGGAGCACATGAACAGGGATAGGCTTTGTCCCAAGTAACTTACAATGTAATATCAGTCAGAGCAGGTGGAGACAAGTGAGGGAATAGAGCCTGATGGGCTTTAGTCTCTTGGCGCCTTTTGAACTGTGTAAGACGCCCTGCTCTGTGCTTTACTCATTGAGCTAACTCAATTTTTAGAAGTTCAGAAAAGAGCTTAAAAAAGTTAAGAGAAATCTCTTGCCTGTATCTCGAGCCCTTTCAGCCAGTTAATTGGCACGAGTGTTGTATTCATCCAGAGCTAATGTTATCGAGGTCTGGCTGAATTATTGATGGAGCTTGGCTGGAGCAAGAGACTGCTGAAGTAAGAATGACAATTCATCTTTTATCAGAGAACAGCAGCCTCAGTAAGCAAACAGTCAAAAAAGTAGAAACAAGTGCCACCAAGTTCAGGGAGAGGAAAGTTCCTTTGATAAAatggtgggggaagaggagggaaaagtgCGGACAAAAGCATGAAACAGCAGCTCAGGTCTAACAAAAGAGTCAGACAAAACGTTAAAAAGTAAGATGAGAAATTTAACCAAGTTAAATACTGAGAAGTTTAGGTGACGCTCTTTCCTGGTCAAGTAGAGGATGGAgttaagtacttttaaaatatgcaaaaggtGGGGGATTAGAGCCAGGGAATCTCAAGTATAGCACAGTGATGTGTGAAGCAGATAAAGGCGGGGGGATTATTATGAATGTTAGGGATCTCAGCGGCAGGCCTTTCAAGGACGCCAGTTCCGTGGCTAATGGGGTTTGAAGTGCCGGCGGTGAGAACCGAGggctggctggagcagggaccccgcaggagggggctgccctcTCCTTGGTACTGAacggctgctgcagcagcccacaGCCGGGCATCTCCGGGAAGGAGTTTGCTTAACAAAGCTAATTCTGTGTGCCAGGGTTAAGGGCAAGATGATGTATGTGATGAAACACATGCAGGGTCATCCCCTTCAGCTGTAGGAGAGGAGTAACCAGAACCCCACACTACATGGAGCACGTGAATTCCTGTTTAAAGCTCCCCCAGCCGAGTGGTCCCTGCTGTGGTGCTGGCAGTCTCACAGTCAGCGTGTTAATGTCCCTGGTGAGCTCTTTCTGACTGAATTCCCACAAGGCGCAGTGTGTATGTGATCCCTCAGGAAATCCAAATGGTAAAGAAACATTTCCGTCCAAGTCTTGTCCAGCCAATCTTACCACTAACAGGACGAGTCTGGTATAACAGAGGTCAGTTCATATGTCAGTAGGCGGGAACCCCAGGGGTCCTCAGCCTGCTTCACAGCCTGAAATGCCTCCTACTTGGAGCCGggcaaaacattttcagtggaaaatagaGGTATTTTGAAATAGAAGTGTTTCATAGCACATAGTTATTTTCAAGGAAGACTTTTGGTGGAATAACTGAAATGTTTAACttcacatgcattttaaaataacaaaaggttTTGAGCATACCACTGAAGCGTTACACTCGCCCTCCCTTCATCCTCCTGCAGTCCCTTTGGGGTCGACAGACAGAGAAGGTAGCACAACTCTCCCTGCTTCACCTCCCTAGAGAGCTGTAACAGGCTTGTAGTCGTGCGTGCTCTgacagcagcatccctgcggtactcccctcctcctccctgcacctGCTCTGCAGCTCTTATCAGAGATGAGTGGGAGCAGTAGGCTCCAGCCCACGCTCACACAGTCTATTCCTTTGGTTTGTTAGATTAGTGCCGATTAAAAGCCGTGGCTGGAACAGCCACCTGCATGCTTCTCGGAGGCCCCTGGGGAGCGCAGTGCGAGGGAATACTGCAAGCCTGGCCTGATAAATGAGCTGTGATTTCAGGCCCATGAACAAATTGGTTTCCCCTTCCAGGAAGGCTCACAACTGTCAGCTGACTATTGCTTTATTTATTGCATTGGCCTTTGCAACTAGGGACTCTTGAGGCAGAGAGAAAGGGTTTCAATGACAGGAAAGCAGAAGCATTTGAACCcttccttcagctgcagctgagTGCCTCACCTTTGGGAACCAGACTTTGTTCTGGAAGCCTGATGCAATTCTGTTACGTGCTTCAAGACATGGTGATCTGAACCCAGACCAGGCAACAAATGGGCAGAAGATGGCGAATATCCAGGCCATAGAGGAAAGCAATTGAGAAATTACCTCATTCCTTAATGTGGCATTTGGTGCCAGACACAGTCTTAGCTTTTGTATTCCAGCAATGCCCAGTCTTCGCTGCTGTACAGACGCACTGAGGAGAGGTCAGGGACCTCTTTCTTGAAAGATAAAACCTCTCCTATTGCATGTTGCTTGTGCACTGTTAATCACAAAAAGATGGAGGTTGTCTTATGTGATTGTGTAAGCATAGTCTGCTGTACTTCTGAACCCACTCTGCATCTCTGCTGAAGCCACGCTAACTGTGAGCCAAAATCCTTGGATAGCCAGGCCTTTTCAAGTTACTGTATGCTGAACTTCCTTCTGGAGCATCCCCACCCTTACTAGGTTCCCATGGATGTGTTCACGGGTATGCTGATTTCAGATACATCTACCCTCACTGTAAAGTGGTAGAAACCCACTCAGACCATGTGCAACTCTGGACAGAAGAGAGAATCGAGGAAGAAGACTTCTAAAGCGGTGAGTCAGataacagagagagaaagcagtaagaggaaATCAAGGAAAGAATTGTCAGAAATGTTTATTCCTCCAAGGGAAGACCTTTAACCTTTCATGTACAGAGTGATAAGCATTTAAGGgttggcaaaaaaataaattcgGGCCTTCTTAAAGGTCAGACAGCCAATACTACAGGGAATAGGAAACAGTACGAATGAAGAACAATCCTGGTGCTATATGTTGAACTCTTTCCAGTTACTAAAAAGACCTATTTTATCACCACAGAGTTATTTTACTTCCTTTGGGGAAGGAGGTAAACGGGGATCTCCCCATCGCCTATGATGGGGCGATGGCCAGCAGTGGTGGTAGCAGAACCAGCAGGGTCTCTGCAAAGGGGCCAGAGGACCAGAGCTTGAGGAGGACAGACTAATGTagggaaagcagcagagggaatgtgaggaaagggaagggcACTAGGGAAGATGGAGGAATCTGGAAAAGAGGCGTCTGATATTGAAGGATGCTGTAGCAGAGCCCAGAGGGAACTTGACTGGATTTAGAGATCGAGTCCTACTGTGGGCACCAGAGTGTAAGTGCTTTGATGTGTCCCtattccccttcctcccagctgggAAGAGACACCCAGCCTTGCCCAGGCTAGAACTGTAGCTGCGCTGTGCTCCTCGGCAGGGCCACAGGCTCGGTGCTGGCAGAAACTCTCTCCAAAGCCAACCCCTTCAAGAGGtaacaattattttattactgcCCTTTAATCCCAGGACAGATTCACGGCAGCCTGGTCACTTTACGTGCCTATGGGCCTCCCCAGAAGCTGATCTCTGGCTCAGCGCATCATCCCTTTTTTGTTAGAAGAGCATTGTTACACTTGTGACCCCATTCGCTCAATGAAGCTTTATAGAAAACAGCCCATTCAGAAGGCAAAGCTTCAAACAAACCCATATTTATTAGAACAAACAGTTTGGTTAGACCAGATAGCCCCCAGCACGGAGACCTGACTGCACTGCTTCTGCTGTCTGTCTAGCTTTTGGGCTAGTAGGCCCACAAGGTTTAGTCCTGCCTCATAACCAACAGTACAGGATTCACTTTCTGCCTGCCTGTCAGCCCAGGCACATCTCACACTCACAAGTACCTGCCCTTCGTTCCTCTTGAGCAACCAAGTGTGCTTTCTCCATTTGCTATTCTCCCACTTTTACCTCCCCTGGAGCAAATCGGCTGCGAGTCATTTGGCAAGTCCCTGTGATTTGTCTGCTTGCTGGAGCCTGGTACTTCAGTGCTCTCTGTCTCGAGCTCCAGACTGGCTGGGAAGCGTTTGACAGAATCCATTACAAAGGGCTAACACAGCAATTCTGATAAACTAGCAAGATCAGTTTAAAAGGAAACAGATAATGTTTCATCTGAAACTGGTGCACGGAAGCCAGCTCTCACGAGGTGGGGGTGAGAAACAATGAGGttacaaagttttctgaggaAAATTCATTTCTAGAAATTGCTAGATTGTCACCTTTCCCCATAAGTCCATATGActcagaaaaggtttttttctttgtaccttTCAGTGAGGGAATCCggcatttcttttcaaatatgcATGGAAGCGATGGCATGTTTTCCCTTAAGAGCATCCAGAGTGGTGTAACTGGCATTAGGAGCTGGATTATTTGCAGGCAAAACTTCATCATGCTGTTTCCAGGAAGTGTAATGCTGGTAAGCAGTAGAAGTGGGGAACAggtttttctgccttctgttctTAGCCCTGCCACAGCATCCCCTTGGCCAAGTCACCTCCCTGTGGGTTTCTTCTATGTGCTAAATTAGGATAACAATTTAACTTTTGACTGTCGTTTGTTGTTAGGGTCAGACCTGAGGCAAATGCTTCTGGAGAAAGGGCTAGTGGTGAGATGGGATCTTAGCTCTGTCTCTGCATCTCACAGGCATGTGCCAGTGGATGGTATCCCCCATGATGGGGTTGTTCCCATGCAAAGCAGATAGCAGTGCTTAACAGCACCTTCTGCTGGCCCACAAACCAATCTCACTGGTAGGACAGCATTTTGGGCAAAGGGAGAAGCATTATTAACAACTGCTAACCAGAGATCAGAAATGGTAGG
Protein-coding sequences here:
- the SRM gene encoding spermidine synthase: MERGAAALIREGWFRETCRLWPGQAMSLQVEELLHHQRSRYQEILVFRSTTYGNVLVLDGVIQCTERDEFSYQEMIANLPLCSHPDPRKVLIIGGGDGGVLREVVKHPTVESVVQCEIDEDVIQVSKKYLPGMAVGYSSAKLTLHVGDGFEFMKQNQEAFDVIITDSSDPMGPAESLFKESYYQLMKTALREDGILCCQGECQWLHLDLIKEMRQFCKSLFPVVEYAYCTIPTYPSGQIGFMLCSKNPNTNFREPVQQLSQQQVEERSLKYYNSDIHRAAFVLPEFARKALSDV